From the genome of Pseudomonas sp. FP453:
ACTTGGCCTCGGCGGCGGTGCTGTTGATCGCCGTCAGCCTCGGCGGCATTGGCGGCTGGCAGGCCCGCGAAGCCACGCAACCGCCCCTGGCGCCGATGGCCGACGCCATGCAGGCCTACCGCCTGTTTGCCCAGGACGGTGTGCTGCCCGCCGACTATCACGTCCAAGACGGCGGAAGCATGCAAGCCTGGCTGGATCGTTACTTTAGCCAGGCCAGCCGCCTGCCGGACTTGAGTTCATCGGGCTACACGCCCGTCAGCGGGCGCCTGCTCACCACCGACCAGGGCGCGGCGGCGATGGTGCTGTACGAAGACCCGCAAGGTCGGCGCATCAGTTTCTACATTCGCCCACCGGGCCCGGACAACGGCTTCCTGCCCCGTGGCAGCCGCAGCGCCGATGGCCTGCAGGCCGAGTACTGGTCAGGCGGCGGCTACAACTATGCAATGGTCAGCCCGGTGGATCAGCCCACGCCCGCGCTGCAAAAGCTCTAGAAGCCGACATCCAGCACCACGTTATCCAGGTAGGTGCCCCCGGGCGGCGTGGCCTGGTCGGTGTAGATCCTGGCGTTGTAGTTGAACACCTGGCTGCCGGTGCCCAGGCCGTTGCCGGGGTTGATGTCCGCCGTGGCACTGGCCCGCCGCGCGGCGCCCACGCTGCCCCAGCGGGTGGTGCCAGCGCTGACAAAGATGTCGTAGGCCAAATAGTTGCTGCCGGAAATCATCCGGCGGCGCCCGCCCACGCTGACCGGCTGCTGCCCATCGCTGAGGCCGACGGTGTAGGCGCTGCCCTTGGTGCAATTGACGCTGGCCTGGCCATTGACGGTGGCAAACCCACTGACCACCGGGGCACTGCCGAAGGCGATCGCCGGCGTGGTGATCAGGCAGTCGTTGGTCACCAGCATGCTGACGGTCAGCGCCTGCGTGCCGGTGCCACTGTCGCGACCCAGGCAAACGCCGATCAGGTTGATGGTCGAGCAGTAGTTCCAGGTCCAGACGATGCTCAGGGTTTCGCTGTACAGGCCGGCCGCCACGTTGCTGCCGGCGACACTGCGCAGATACAGCGGCAAGGTCTTGGTGCCTGGGCCGAACACCAACCCGTAGCTCTGGGCGATACCACTGCTACCGCCAAAGTCGAACGTGCTGCCTCGCGTAATGGGATACGTCGTGGAGTTGTTGCCATAGATCGTATAGGGGATCACATCACCGGTCGGCCCCAGCATGCCGCCCTGGGTCGACCCCGTGATCTTTGCGGTGAATTGGTCGCCACTGCCGAGTATCGACAGCAACAGCGGGGTGCAACTCAGGCCTGCGTTGGTAGTGGAACTGAGCTGCGCCGTGGCGAGCACCGACATCGAACTCACCGGGCCAAAGCTGGCCGGCGAGGTGGCCACCGCGCTGCACGCGGCGTGCACCTGCGTCGACACACCCAGGCTCGCCGCCGCCCACAGACCCCACAGCCATTCCTTGCCCCGCACACGCACGCTCCTTAATTCATTGACACACCAGCGGCCCGATCAGGGGCACCTGCGCCTGGGTGATGTCCAGGTCGAAGGTGGCCTGACAGCTTTGCCCGCCACTGAGGGTGACTTGCAGCGTGTTATGCGCCGCGAGGTTCTCCAGGTAGACCAAACCGTCCCAGCCGACCACCGCCAACCCAGCGCTTTGCTCATGCCGCACCTGACTGCCGAGGGGCAAGTCCTGATGCTGGGCATC
Proteins encoded in this window:
- a CDS encoding spore coat protein U domain-containing protein produces the protein MRGKEWLWGLWAAASLGVSTQVHAACSAVATSPASFGPVSSMSVLATAQLSSTTNAGLSCTPLLLSILGSGDQFTAKITGSTQGGMLGPTGDVIPYTIYGNNSTTYPITRGSTFDFGGSSGIAQSYGLVFGPGTKTLPLYLRSVAGSNVAAGLYSETLSIVWTWNYCSTINLIGVCLGRDSGTGTQALTVSMLVTNDCLITTPAIAFGSAPVVSGFATVNGQASVNCTKGSAYTVGLSDGQQPVSVGGRRRMISGSNYLAYDIFVSAGTTRWGSVGAARRASATADINPGNGLGTGSQVFNYNARIYTDQATPPGGTYLDNVVLDVGF
- a CDS encoding anti-sigma factor gives rise to the protein MISLPPSERDLHAYVDHQLLESDRRVLETYLAAHPDVAAQVHAWQQDAQLLRAALGGALQQPANPALDPAQIRQRRKHQSRRHLASAAVLLIAVSLGGIGGWQAREATQPPLAPMADAMQAYRLFAQDGVLPADYHVQDGGSMQAWLDRYFSQASRLPDLSSSGYTPVSGRLLTTDQGAAAMVLYEDPQGRRISFYIRPPGPDNGFLPRGSRSADGLQAEYWSGGGYNYAMVSPVDQPTPALQKL